The following nucleotide sequence is from Methanofastidiosum sp..
AGGAATAAAATCAGATAAGAGAACAGGAAGGGTAATAGCAATTTCTGCAATTGACAATCTTGTCAAGGGAGCTTCAGGGCAAGCTGTACAGAACATGAATCTTATGATGGGTTTTGATGAGAAAGAGGGCCTAAAAGTTGTACCTTTATATCCGTGAGGCGATTAAATGTTTGAAGATCTCTATAATAATCTTGAAGATATTAAAGAACTGAAGGATAAATTGATTGTGATAAAATACGGCGGCCATGCAATGAAGGACGAAGAGCTAAAAATGGCTTTTGCTAAAGATATTTCTTTGATTAAATCTCTTGGAGCTTCCCTTGTTGTAGTTCATGGAGGAGGCCCTGAAATAACAGCAATGCTCGATAAACTTGGAATTAAATCAGATTTCTATAAAGGCCTTAGGATAACTGAAAAGGACGCCATGAAAGTTGTTGAGATGGTTCTGCACGGCTCTGTGAATCGGGAACTTGTTTCTCTTATTAATAACGAGGGCGAATTTGCAGTTGGACTTTCAGGAAGGGACGGCAGCATAGTGCAGGCAAATAAAAAATTTGTTGACGGAGTTGATCTAGGCTTTGTTGGTGAAGTTAATTTTGTAAACACTTGGCTTTTGTGGACTCTCATAGACGAAGGATATATACCAGTCATTTCTCCAATAGGAGAAGGTGAGAACGGAGGATATAATGTCAATGCAGATGAATTTGCCTACTCAATTGCGGCAGCGATGGGCGCTGAAAAGCTATTGCTAATTACAGATGTAGACGGTATATATCTTGACCCAA
It contains:
- the argB gene encoding acetylglutamate kinase, which produces MFEDLYNNLEDIKELKDKLIVIKYGGHAMKDEELKMAFAKDISLIKSLGASLVVVHGGGPEITAMLDKLGIKSDFYKGLRITEKDAMKVVEMVLHGSVNRELVSLINNEGEFAVGLSGRDGSIVQANKKFVDGVDLGFVGEVNFVNTWLLWTLIDEGYIPVISPIGEGENGGYNVNADEFAYSIAAAMGAEKLLLITDVDGIYLDPNDPSTRVPLLNESDANTMIENGKISGGMIPKVLSSISALKEGVGEVHVINGKSKHVILQALINAESCGTRLTL